In Podospora pseudopauciseta strain CBS 411.78 chromosome 3, whole genome shotgun sequence, one genomic interval encodes:
- a CDS encoding hypothetical protein (EggNog:ENOG503P793; COG:S): MKSLFSSRRKPPVQIPTDTQDLFAHLPTELIILVLEQLNTSSDIISALHVCRNWRDILLSPEIWPSIADRLVPGLTTHIRERNCSVNLHAQAKVFQAALNLHHLYQSGLFSYARHHVVRVNDGSFTLSKQVSVESGGVHSLAEVPGLDPLSEELHVTHVRLYSHGRIAWWPEAWHLPYFAVVDDLRARVRRMFLFPGQAELRGEDRRRGWKTALGEKLFVLGQEDAGVCVWHLERDEMKFAELPGGFDRCVVDGERLLFIGRRNAEVWLWEWAGEQGVREIDVARDEPRYVPGPVRMGGQIVQGYPRPAPKLGLRFQDTDVKVDFILHPNDWRVIFVVTWDEADLVVSEFYEGCMRARMVCPREHLAYRGMVRSRTDNAVHYLRTDRCDGRGGYVLMTAWVGEEPMCDAGHRGSIVSVCFNVHTSEFSALVHHASYQRTPAAHLWDGLLAVRVAGEDQNGLKPVVALLKPCDADEGNEATSQPGNPMPVRLIKQPSNTITPVEGNMTFVSEDGEIRPRAQSLHGMAHAFEAGGDARQAGTDAMKAEWLSGDDKTLVYVAGRDYTVWMFGEDGIPKEKKEVRLWKERFKNAIASTGRGTRA, from the coding sequence ATGAAGTCGCTTTTCTCATCCCGCCGCAAGCCGCCAGTTCAGATTCCCACTGATACGCAAGACCTTTTTGCTCATCTCCCGACTgaactcatcatcctcgtcctcgaacAACTCAACACCTCCAGCGACATCATCTCGGCCCTCCACGTCTGTCGCAACTGGCGTGACATTCTCCTCTCTCCAGAGATATGGCCCTCCATCGCCGACCGCCTGGTGCCAggcctcaccacccacatCCGCGAGAGAAATTGTTCAGTCAACCTCCATGCCCAGGCCAAGGTATTCCAGGCCGCCTtgaacctccaccacctctaccAGTCCGGGCTCTTTTCCTACGCTCGACACCACGTCGTGCGTGTAAATGATGGTTCTTTTACTCTTTCAAAGCAGGTCTCGGTCGAGTCGGGGGGTGTGCACTCCCTTGCTGAGGTCCCCGGTCTTGATCCGTTGTCGGAAGAGCTGCATGTAACTCACGTAAGACTTTACAGCCATGGGAGGATTGCCTGGTGGCCTGAGGCGTGGCACTTACCTTActttgcggtggtggatgattTGAGGGCtagagtgaggaggatgtttcTCTTTCCTGGGCAGGCTGAGCTCAGGGGGGAGGATCGGAGACGGGGGTGGAAGACTGCgttgggggagaagttgTTTGTTCTTGGGCAGGAGGACGcgggggtgtgtgtgtggcatttggagagggatgagATGAAGTTTGCGGAGCTGCCGGGGGGGTTTGACAGGTGTGttgtggatggggagaggttgttgTTCATTGGGCGGAGGAACGCCGAGGTTTGGCTGTGGGAGTGGGCAGGTGAACAAGGGGTGAGAGAGATTGATGTGGCGAGGGATGAACCTAGGTATGTGCCTGGGCCGGTGAGGATGGGTGGGCAGATTGTGCAAGGGTACCCGAGGCCGGCGCCgaagttggggttgaggtttCAGGATACGGATGTCAAGGTTGATTTCATTCTGCATCCGAACGACTGGAGGGTGATTTTTGTGGTGACGTGGGATGAGGCTGatttggtggtgagtgagTTTTATGAAGGGTGCATGAGGGCACGGATGGTATGCCCGCGCGAACATCTTGCGTATCGGGGGATGGTGAGATCGAGGACTGATAATGCGGTGCATTATCTGCGGACTGATAGATGTGATGGGCGTGGGGGATATGTTCTCATGACAgcttgggttggggaggagccgATGTGTGATGCTGGGCATAGGGGGAGCATAGTGTCTGTCTGCTTCAACGTCCACACCTCGGAGTTCAGCGCGCTTGTTCACCACGCATCATATCAACGAACGCCTGCTGCGCATCTCTGGGATGGCTTGCTGGCTGTCAGGGTGGCTGGAGAGGACCAAAATGGTCTTAAACCCGTCGTCGCACTTTTGAAGCCCTGTGATGCAGACGAGGGCAACGAGGCGACCTCACAACCGGGGAATCCGATGCCAGTACGCCTGATCAAGCAACCATCCAACACTATCACTCCAGTAGAGGGGAATATGACCTTTGTGAgtgaggatggcgagatTCGGCCGCGCGCACAGTCTCTCCATGGTATGGCACATGCTTTCGAGGCTGGCGGGGATGCCCGGCAAGCAGGCACAGATGCGATGAAAGCTGAGTGGCTGAGTGGAGATGACAAAACACTGGTTTATGTTGCCGGAAGGGATTATACGGTGTGGatgtttggggaggatggtattcccaaggagaagaaggaggttcGCCTGTGGAAGGAGAGGTTCAAGAACGCCATTGCTAGCACGGGGCGTGGAACGAGGGCATAG